The sequence ATCCGTAAATGCTTGATATTGTAATAACTCATCGTGATATTCAGGTTTATTGTTTAAAGCATTAACATACAGCCAATCATAAAATGCAGTTAATGGCGTTGTTTCCCAAAACTGATTATAAAAATTAAAACCAATAACTTTGCCAGAGCTTTTTAATCTATCATCTTTTTTGGCTTCTCGTGATGATTTATCTAGTAAATCAAGATATTGAATATTGCCTTCAAAAACCTTGCTACTTTGAAAAGCACTTTCTACACTAAAAGTTTTACCTTTCATTTTAGTAGTAATCATTAGATTAAATGCACTTAATTGTACGCCAAGCTCAATTTCTGATTTACTAGATATTTCTAAAATATCCGTGAAACCAAATTTTTGATTGATTGCTTGATGCAATGAATTGATTGATTTTTGCTTTTGGCTGACAGCGAAACCAGAATGATAGGTAAAATCCACCATTTCAACATCAACCAATTTACTTGGGTTTGAACTCGGGATAAAAACGGGTCGTTTAGCCATAATTAGTAACCTATATTAGTCCATTCTCTTTTTCCAAAGAAACCTTGACCATTTGGATGTAAAATAAATTTTAAATTTGGAAATTTTTTGCTGTATTCATCAACATATTTCTGTTCTGAAAACACACAACCTTTTATATGCTTTGGTTCAATTATCCCTTTTACCATAACTTCTGCTTGGACATTTTTTGGATAATCCAACTCATTTTGAAACATTTCATCAAGTGCTTTTGCTCCTTGAAAATTTGAAATGTCTTGATGACTAACATCGCTACTAGCTGAATTGCACGGATAGAATAAGCAATTATGACTTATTAAAACTTCTATTGATATTACGATAATAGCCCATTCTGAATTGGGATTGTTTGCCCTTAATTTATAAAACATTAAATCATTTGGAAAACCAACGCTTAAACAAGAGTAATCACATTTACCGTCATATCTATAATCATCATTGTAAATATATTTTCCATTACTTTTTTTGTCATCAAGCAAAAAATCAAGCGGATTTATAAATTCATCTTTCATATCATTTCTTGGGATAATTCCTTTTGTTAAGATATTATCCAAATTTTCCAATCTTGTGAAATGCACCAAATATTTTATATTTCGTCTGTTAATCACATCTTGAATAGTCATTTTGAACTCCTAAAAAAATTAGTTGAACAAGACAATTCTACCACAAAATTGCCTTGTCCTTACACGATTTATAAATTTTTAGCTACCTAAAAATTTACTCGCAAACTCCCTAAGCACGCCCCCCGCCTTATAGGTTTTGACATCACTATCGCTATCTAGGCGGCATAAGACAGGCACGGTTTGGGTCTCGCCATTTTTGCGTTCAATGATTAAATCCAAAGTACAGCGAGCCGAAATTTCCCCTTGTACCGCATAAATTTCCGTACCGTCCAATTTTAGAGTATGGCGATTTTGACCGTTTATAAATTGCAGTGGTAACACGCCCATTCCCACCAAATTGGTGCGGTGAATGCGTTCAAAGCCTTCTGCGACAATCACTTCCACACCAGCCAAACGCACGCCTTTTGCTGCCCAGTCCCTGCTTGACCCTTGCCCATAATCCGCCCCTGCAATGATGATAAGAGGTTGTGAGCGGTTCATATAGGTCTCAATCGCCTCCCACATTCTCATCACTGTGCCATCTGGTTCAACTCGTGCCAGCGAGCCTTGTCGCACGGTGCCGTCAGAGTTTTTGACCATTTCATTAAAGAGTTTTGGATTTGCCAAAGTCGCTCTTTGTGCGGTCAAATGGTCGCCTCGGTGTGTGGCATAAGAGTTAAAATCTTCCTCTGGCACGCCCATTTTGGCAAGGTACTCGCCTGCGGCTGAATTTTTGACAATGGCATTAGAGGGCGACAAATGGTCGGTGGTAATATTATCAGGCAAAATAGCAAGCGGTCGTAGGTTTTTAAGTTCACATTCTTTTGCCAATGCTCCCTCCCAATAGGGTGGACGGCGGATATAGGTGGACTTTTCACGCCAATCATATAAAGGATTGCTTGCCTTGTCAGATTTATCCAAATCAAACATTGGAATGTAGATTTCTTTAAATTGCTCTGGTTTTACGCACTTGGCGACAATCTTGTCAATCTCATCATCTGATGGATAAATGTCGTTTAGATAAATCGGCTTGTCGTTATGATAGCCTAAGACATCATTTTCAATATCAAAACGAATCGTGCCAGCAATGGCATACGCCACAACGAGTGGCGGACTTGCCAAAAATGCCTGTTTTGCTTGTGGGTGAATGCGTCCATCAAAATTGCGATTGCCCGAGAGTACGGCTGTGGCGTACAAATCGCGGTCGATGATTTCTTGTTCAATTTCTGGTCGTAACGCACCGCTCATTCCATTACAAGTCGTGCAAGCATAGGCAACAATGCCAAAGCCTAATTTTTCAAGTTCGGGTAATAGCCCTGCTTCTTCTAGGTAGAGTTTGGCAACCTTAGAGCCAGGGGCAAAGGACGATTTGACCCACGGTTTACGAGTTAGACCAAGTTCATTGGCTTTTTTTGCCAAAAGTCCTGCTGCAACAGTATTTCTTGGGTTTGAGGTATTGGTACAACTGGTTATCGCTGCGATAATGACCGCTCCGTCAGGCATTAATCCGTCCGTACGCTCTTCTACCACCCCTGCAATGCCTCTCTCTTTTAGTTCGCTGGTGGCAACTTTGGCGTGTGGATTGGAAGGTCCTGCGATGGTGCGAGTTACCTTGGATAAGTCAAATTCTAACACTTGTGGATACTGGGCGTTTACCATTTTATCCGCCCATAGTCCGATTTGTTTGGCGTAAGTTTCCACCAATTTTACTTGTTCGGGCTCTCGCCCTGTTAGGGTCAAATAATCTAAGGTATTTTGGTCAATATAAAACATCGCCGCCGTTGCCCCATATTCAGGGGTCATATTAGAAATGGTGGCACGGTCGCCCACCGACAGAGAGTTCGCCCCTTCGCCAAAAAATTCCAAGAATGCACCAACGACTTTTTGCTCTCGTAAAAATTTGGTCAAAGACAATACAATGTCGGTTGCCGTAATCCCTGCTTGCCGTTTACCTGTTAAATGCACACCGATGATGTCAGGGGTACGCATCATTGAGGGTTGTCCTAGCATTACGCATTCGGCTTCAAGTCCGCCTACGCCCACCGAAATCACGCCCAAAGCATCGGTATGTGGCGTATGGCTGTCTGTTCCCACACAAGTATCAGGGAAAGCGACACCATCTTTTCTTTGCACCACAGGCGACATCTTTTCTAAATTGATTTGGTGCATAATGCCGTTGCCAGCAGGAATCACATCAACATTTTTAAAGGCGGTTTTTGTCCAGTTGATAA comes from Moraxella sp. ZY210820 and encodes:
- a CDS encoding DarT ssDNA thymidine ADP-ribosyltransferase family protein, whose translation is MTIQDVINRRNIKYLVHFTRLENLDNILTKGIIPRNDMKDEFINPLDFLLDDKKSNGKYIYNDDYRYDGKCDYSCLSVGFPNDLMFYKLRANNPNSEWAIIVISIEVLISHNCLFYPCNSASSDVSHQDISNFQGAKALDEMFQNELDYPKNVQAEVMVKGIIEPKHIKGCVFSEQKYVDEYSKKFPNLKFILHPNGQGFFGKREWTNIGY
- the acnD gene encoding Fe/S-dependent 2-methylisocitrate dehydratase AcnD; this translates as MKNYRKPLADTALDYFDLEQAINDIRPNAYEALPYTAKVLAEQLVRNCSDDPKLTDYLNELIGNKQELDFPWYPARVVCHDILGQTALVDLAGLRDAIAQAGGDPSKVNPVVQTQLIVDHSLAVEHGGDDPDAFAKNRAIEDRRNDDRFHFINWTKTAFKNVDVIPAGNGIMHQINLEKMSPVVQRKDGVAFPDTCVGTDSHTPHTDALGVISVGVGGLEAECVMLGQPSMMRTPDIIGVHLTGKRQAGITATDIVLSLTKFLREQKVVGAFLEFFGEGANSLSVGDRATISNMTPEYGATAAMFYIDQNTLDYLTLTGREPEQVKLVETYAKQIGLWADKMVNAQYPQVLEFDLSKVTRTIAGPSNPHAKVATSELKERGIAGVVEERTDGLMPDGAVIIAAITSCTNTSNPRNTVAAGLLAKKANELGLTRKPWVKSSFAPGSKVAKLYLEEAGLLPELEKLGFGIVAYACTTCNGMSGALRPEIEQEIIDRDLYATAVLSGNRNFDGRIHPQAKQAFLASPPLVVAYAIAGTIRFDIENDVLGYHNDKPIYLNDIYPSDDEIDKIVAKCVKPEQFKEIYIPMFDLDKSDKASNPLYDWREKSTYIRRPPYWEGALAKECELKNLRPLAILPDNITTDHLSPSNAIVKNSAAGEYLAKMGVPEEDFNSYATHRGDHLTAQRATLANPKLFNEMVKNSDGTVRQGSLARVEPDGTVMRMWEAIETYMNRSQPLIIIAGADYGQGSSRDWAAKGVRLAGVEVIVAEGFERIHRTNLVGMGVLPLQFINGQNRHTLKLDGTEIYAVQGEISARCTLDLIIERKNGETQTVPVLCRLDSDSDVKTYKAGGVLREFASKFLGS